A portion of the Clostridia bacterium genome contains these proteins:
- a CDS encoding YhcN/YlaJ family sporulation lipoprotein yields the protein MKKLFLVLLLIAIIVIPSSIAFAEKPIKPNICDTNCKLCKIIKDLPNIIDCRCAIFGSCAFVAVKIRGVASTTDYKNLINLVKDTVTKADASINKVFVSSSVRAFKALENIKKGQYEKLIKDFELSTNDLPIKLPNEKEIPEHWRRKYNELPKFNSFANLTIFASNNLLANFLPTVVTPSVVNCTTEPFDSAKSSFPCQRAKVNENLATLNLSNDTNNLIIENSALTLTTSSSDNYQFDPANTATENSFTRPQALPYLKTRLK from the coding sequence ATGAAAAAATTATTTTTAGTTTTACTTTTAATTGCAATTATTGTAATTCCTTCAAGCATAGCCTTTGCGGAAAAACCAATTAAACCCAACATTTGCGACACAAATTGCAAATTATGCAAAATTATAAAAGACCTGCCTAATATTATTGATTGCAGATGCGCAATTTTTGGTTCGTGCGCTTTTGTGGCTGTAAAAATAAGGGGCGTAGCGTCGACAACGGACTACAAAAATTTGATTAATCTAGTAAAAGACACGGTAACAAAGGCTGACGCCTCAATTAACAAAGTATTTGTAAGTAGCTCTGTTAGAGCGTTTAAAGCGCTAGAAAATATCAAAAAGGGTCAATACGAAAAATTAATTAAAGATTTCGAGCTATCTACCAACGACTTACCCATTAAACTACCAAATGAAAAAGAAATTCCCGAGCATTGGCGTAGAAAATATAACGAACTTCCAAAATTTAATTCCTTTGCAAATTTAACAATCTTCGCAAGTAATAATTTACTTGCGAATTTTTTGCCTACCGTTGTTACGCCTAGCGTGGTAAATTGTACCACAGAACCTTTTGACTCGGCTAAAAGTTCTTTCCCTTGCCAAAGGGCAAAAGTAAACGAAAATTTAGCTACTCTCAATTTGTCAAACGATACAAACAATTTAATTATTGAAAATAGCGCTCTAACCTTAACAACTTCTTCAAGCGACAACTATCAATTCGACCCTGCAAATACCGCAACCGAGAACTCTTTTACTCGTCCGCAAGCTCTCCCCTACCTAAAAACTCGCCTCAAATAG
- a CDS encoding alpha/beta hydrolase, translating to MKNVQFCSFDKTMLETYLWDDVTAPKGVVQILHGMAEHARRYDDFAKYLNASGYIVFADDHRAHGNTECEQDLGYHEGDIFEDTVSDEIAITEFLSNKYNLPVVVLGHSYGSFVAQRYLEKPSKACGIILSGSAYMKGLITNVGAMISNMQYKKGARKKGVTMDNLSFGGYNKPFKAEGVKFAWLSRDRAQVDKYMADKQCGYVMSNAFFKYFMQGLKAIYHPDNLSQISLNKPIAIFSGEKDPLGGKNAKLSYKLANMYKKLGVKNLSYTVYPSARHEILNEINKEEVYADMLASIDKFILA from the coding sequence ATGAAGAACGTACAATTTTGCAGTTTTGACAAAACAATGCTTGAAACTTACTTGTGGGACGATGTTACTGCGCCAAAAGGAGTTGTGCAAATTTTGCATGGTATGGCAGAGCACGCTCGTCGCTATGACGACTTTGCAAAGTATCTCAACGCTTCTGGTTATATTGTATTTGCCGACGACCATAGGGCGCACGGAAATACCGAATGTGAACAAGACTTAGGATATCACGAGGGAGATATCTTTGAAGATACTGTTTCGGACGAAATAGCTATTACCGAATTTCTTTCTAACAAATATAATTTGCCTGTTGTTGTGCTTGGACACAGCTATGGCAGTTTTGTAGCTCAACGCTATCTTGAAAAACCTAGCAAAGCTTGTGGCATTATCCTTAGCGGTTCTGCCTATATGAAAGGGCTTATCACAAATGTTGGCGCAATGATTTCTAATATGCAATACAAAAAAGGCGCGCGTAAGAAAGGCGTTACAATGGACAACCTTTCTTTTGGCGGTTATAACAAGCCCTTTAAGGCAGAAGGCGTTAAATTTGCTTGGCTGTCGAGGGATAGGGCGCAAGTTGACAAATATATGGCGGACAAACAATGCGGATATGTTATGTCAAACGCTTTTTTCAAATATTTTATGCAAGGCTTAAAGGCAATTTATCACCCCGACAATTTGTCGCAAATTAGTTTGAACAAACCTATCGCTATTTTTAGCGGAGAAAAAGACCCTCTTGGCGGTAAAAATGCTAAGCTATCCTATAAACTTGCTAATATGTACAAAAAACTCGGCGTTAAAAACTTATCTTATACCGTATATCCTTCGGCAAGACACGAAATTCTTAATGAAATAAACAAAGAAGAAGTTTATGCAGATATGCTTGCAAGCATTGACAAATTTATTTTGGCTTAA
- the deoC gene encoding deoxyribose-phosphate aldolase, producing MNKIAKMIDHTLLKPASNKQIEELCSTAVKYGFATVCIQPDYVKYAKSLLNGSSVLVCTVIGFPLGENTTAVKVFETKNAIKNGADEIDMVINPSFSRNNQFKKVEKEIASVVKAANGKLVKVIIEECLLTDKQIAKATQAVINAGAQFVKTSTGFSTHGATINAVKIMAETVKGTKVKIKAAGGIRDKATAEEFITAGASRIGTSNGAQIVEG from the coding sequence ATGAACAAAATTGCAAAAATGATAGACCACACGCTACTCAAACCAGCTAGTAACAAACAAATAGAAGAACTTTGTTCAACTGCTGTAAAATATGGTTTCGCAACCGTATGTATTCAACCCGACTATGTTAAATACGCTAAAAGCTTGCTTAACGGGTCAAGCGTGCTTGTTTGCACCGTAATTGGTTTTCCCTTAGGCGAAAATACGACGGCGGTAAAAGTATTTGAAACTAAAAATGCTATTAAAAATGGCGCCGACGAAATTGATATGGTAATAAATCCGTCGTTTTCCAGAAACAATCAATTTAAGAAAGTTGAAAAAGAAATCGCTAGCGTAGTTAAAGCTGCAAACGGCAAATTAGTTAAGGTAATAATTGAAGAATGTCTTTTGACCGACAAACAAATAGCTAAGGCAACCCAAGCCGTAATCAACGCAGGCGCTCAATTTGTAAAGACCAGCACGGGCTTTTCTACTCACGGCGCAACAATCAACGCAGTAAAAATTATGGCAGAAACCGTAAAAGGCACAAAAGTTAAGATTAAAGCCGCAGGCGGAATTAGAGATAAAGCGACAGCCGAAGAATTTATAACCGCAGGCGCAAGTCGCATAGGCACAAGCAACGGCGCTCAAATTGTAGAAGGTTAG